DNA from Syntrophorhabdaceae bacterium:
TAAGGTCTTGATATATCTTATTGTCTCAAAGAGTCCATCGATTATATGCTCTATAAAATCAACGGTCAGTCTTTTTTTATTTTCAAACCTGTGAACAATATCCTTCATTCCATCTTTTGCAATGGTCATGCCTGTTGAGCTCATGTAGACATAATCCCTGTCTTTAATGGATTGGAAAAACTGTATTGTCTGTAAATCTACCTCAGGCTCTATGGAATAAAATATATCCATAACCATTCCAAAATCCTGTCTCCTGTTGATTATACCTATATGTGGATCAAGGCCTGCAGAAAGAATGCTTTTCAATATAATTTCCCTAATTAGATTGCCTATGACCTTTTCTACAACCACTTTTTTCTTTTTATCCCCTCCTTCTATGTTTCTTATGATAAAATCCTGATAGTCCTGCTCCTTGAAACCATGTTTGACAAATCCAGAGGCAACCTGTCTTGATAGTTTTTTCACTACCTTTAGTTGAATCTTCCTTCTTTCGCTTTCAAGCCATTGTCTGTAATAACTGATGTATATCTCTTTCTCCAGTATCTTCCTTTGATCATGATAGTGGGCATGGCATTGATGGTTGCATGGAATTGTCAGTGCTACCTCATCACCTTTTCTATTCATAAATGTCACCGGGATGTTATTTTCTGTAAAGAGGGTAATAGCGCCTGCATCAAGTTTAACATTTCCCACTATTACCACATGGCCTATTAATCTTGCAGGTATTCTTCTGCCTGCCATGCCATACTCTTTCACCCAAATAGAAGGTCCATCCCTTAATACCTCAAGACCTCTTTTTTCATTTAAATAAAGAGTCCTATCCATCTGATTCACCCCCCATTTATCCTGTTGGCAAGTATCCTTACCTCTTCTTTAAGATTAGGTCTGATATTCTTTGACCATTCTTCATGGAGAAAATAAAACCTCTCCCTTGCACTCTTTTTCATATAACATCCAGGCTTATCCTTGTCATAGATAAAATCCCTTTCAGTAAAACTTCTTTCTCTGAATATTTGCCATACAAACCTGTCTACATCTACCCTGTATAGTTCCACAAGGTCGCAGGCAAGTGATTCTCTACCATAATCAAATTGGTGATAAAATCCAACAAAAGGGTCAAGGCCTATCATTTCTATCTCTCGGACAAACTCATAATGAAGGAGCGTATAACACAAAGAAAGCACAGAATTTACAGGGTCAAGAGGCGGTCTTCTGTTTCTATTTTTAAAATTCAGTGAATCAGGAAAAAGCATGGTGTAAGCAGAGAAATAAGAAGATGCAGCGCTTCCCTCAAATCCCATCAAGACCATATTGATATCATCGCAGGTCTCTTCTATGCCATCATCTTTAAAAGGTAATTCTCTTTTTAGATCCTTTACGTTCTCTTTTATCTTCTCTAATGTCTTCATACTGTTGGTTATGGCAAATCTGAGGTCCTGCCGTTGCTCCAGCGCATCCTTTAAAAAATCAAACTCACCCTTTATCTTTCTCTCCACTATCTCACAGGAAAAAAGCATAGGAAAAAGGTTTTCATGGTGAGAAATTGATTTTTTATATTGTTTTAACCTTAATAGGGCATTTTTGTGTAGTTTACCTTCAAGCCTTCCGTAATATTTTGTCTTTCTTCCTGAAAGAAACAAAACGCTCACCCCATCATCGACAAGTCTATTCAAGACAGATGTCTCTATAACGATATTGCCTATTACTATAACCCTTTCTAAAGGTGCTATGGGAACCATACCCTCTCTTTTTCCATTGGCATAAAAAGCCATAGCACCGCCATCGAGCTTGACATGAATATCTCTTTTATCTATAAATAGCGTTCCCATGATATTTTATTTCCCCTTTATTTCATAACTTCCATTAATTCTTTCGAATTATTAATCACTGCCCTATCCATGTTACCCCACATAGAAATAAAATGGGTCATGAGGCTGAACCGCAATGCCAAGGATATGGGTTCTGCTTCTTGCATCCATAGAAAAGATATGTATACGGTCAGTAGATTCATCTATAAGTGATTTCAAATTACTCTGGACATACCTTAACTCGCCATCCGTGAGAAAACATTCATACACAGATTTCTGTCCACCTGTTGAAAATCCCTTCAGGAAGTATCTTACACGATTGAGCCTTTTTTCATCTGTGATATCATAGGCAATAAGATAAAGCCTCCTGTTCATTAGAGCACCCCCAGTATTTTTTAGCTTTTTTGTGGCTACATATCTTCATACGTTTTATTTTAAATGTAGATTAGACGGATTTCATCAAAAGCAATATTGCAGAAATATTTCTTTTTAAGGATTTATTATTCGCATGAAAATCTTTTTAAAATTTTTACTTGCAATTTTTGAATCTATTTTTTAGAATTTTTTTTGTTTAAGGCTCTTTGAAAACCGAATAAAATTTAGTAATTTCAGTCGTATAAAAAGTTTCCTATATTGATTTAACCTTTTTTAGCCTAACCTACCCATGTGATGAAAAAAAGGGCATAATCTTAAAAGATAAAACATCAAGGAGTCAATAATGAAAATATTTCGGAAATATTTCTTCATTAACCATGTGGAAAACCAAAAATCTGCACAACCCCCTTTACAGCATATTGAAATTAAAAGAGAAATTTCATCGATGGGGTAGGAAATAAGACCTCATTTAAAAGGGATTGCGACTGTACTATTCTTTAAAGATTCCAATCTCCTCTCAATTTGTAGGAAATAAGACCTCATTTAAAAGGGATTGCGACAAGTTGCTTTTAACTTATTTATTTTTCTATATGCGTAGGAAATAAGACCTCATTTAAAAGGGATTGCGACCCAGCATGGAGATGTATCCTTTTTCTTTGCGTCCTGTAGGAAATAAGACCTCATTTAAAAGGGATTGCGACTAGCCCATGCTAAAAATGATGCAGTGTCAATTCTACTGTAGGAAATAAGACCTCATTTAAAAGGGATTGCGACACAAACTTTGTGATGAAAAGAAAACCGTCGCAGAAATGTAGGAAATAAGACCTCATTTAAAAGGGATTGCGACCCCCCCCTCCAGATTATATCCTCTGCTACCCTCATCCGTAGGAAATAAGACCTCATTTAAAAGGGATTGCGACGTTTTCATTGTCCCCTTCCTCCTTTCACTTTCTGTAGGAAATAAGACCTCATTTAAAAGGGATTGCGACATGATATCCAACTCATCAAATTCATTTTCAGTGAAGATGTAGGAAATAAGACCTCATTTAAAAGGGATTGCGACAAGTTGCTTTTAACTTATTTATTTTTCTATATGCGTAGGAAATAAGACCTCATTTAAAAGGGATTGCGACCCAGCATGGAGATGTATCCTTTTTCTTTGCGTCCTGTAGGAAATAAGACCTCATTTAAAAGGGATTGCGACTAGCCCATGCTAAAAATGATGCAGTGTCAATTCTACTGTAGGAAATAAGACCTCATTTAAAAGGGATTGCGACACAAACTTTGTGATGAAAAGAAAACCGTCGCAGAAATGTAGGAAATAAGACCTCATTTAAAAGGGATTGCGACCCCCCCCTCCAGATTATATCCTCTGCTACCCTCATCCGTAGGAAATAAGACCTCATTTAAAAGGGATTGCGACGTTTTCATTGTCCCCTTCCTCCTTTCACTTTCTGTAGGAAATAAGACCTCATTTAAAAGGGATTGCGACATGATATCCAACTCATCAAATTCATTTTCAGTGAAGATGTAGGAAATAAGACCTCATTTAAAAGGGATTGCGACATCACGAAAATAAATTAATATCTCAACATCTATGATCATGTAGGAAATAAGACCTCATTTAAAAGGGATTGCGACTTATCTACATGTGAAGCATCAAACATCTTATGGATAGTAGGAAATAAGACCTCATTTAAAAGGGATTGCGACGGTTGTAGTTTTCGGCCTCCTTTAGCTTTGTATGAGTAGGAAATAAGACCTCATTTAAAAGGGATTGCGACTGCATTTGCAAAAACTATGCCAAAGTACTGATAAAAGTAGGAAATAAGACCTCATTTAAAAGGGATTGCGACATAGCAAGTGATGGTCAAAGTTTACAATTGAATACAGTAGGAAATAAGACCTCATTTAAAAGGGATTGCGACATATAGTAAATGTCAGATTGTTCTTCTGGTTTAGGTAGGAAATAAGACCTCATTTAAAAGGGATTGCGACCAATTTTTCCGCTAACAACATCCTCAAAAAAATCATTATGTAGGAAATAAGACCTCATTTAAAAGGGATTGCGACAGCAACTCTCGCCGTTATTCCAATACACATACCGTAGGAAATAAGACCTCATTTAAAAGGGATTGCGACACATTTTTCTATTGTAAATTCAACATCAAATTTTTGTAGGAAATAAGACCTCATTTAAAAGGGATTGCGACTCAAAGCTCTTTGTATATTGCATCATAACAGCTAAGTAGGAAATAAGACCTCATTTAAAAGGGATTGCGACGAAGTGGGGGGCTCCAACGCCATTCATCTTTTATGTAGGAAATAAGACCTCATTTAAAAGGGATTGCGACGGATTTAGTGTGGTTTTTGGCACTGAAATTGCATTTGCAGTAGGAAATAAGACCTCATTTAAAAGGGATTGCGACTCATCGGGAGAAAGGTCTATCCTCTCCCCTTGATACGTAGGAAATAAGACCTCATTTAAAAGGGATTGCGACGTATATCGCATTTGTTATTCCTTATCTCCTCCACCACGTAGGAAATAAGACCTCATTTAAAAGGGATTGCGACTTGCGGCAAACCTACTCTTTACTGGCTCTAATATTCCGTAGGAAATAAGACCTCATTTAAAAGGGATTGCGACCTATTTTTAGCCCCGCCTTTTCGAGTTCTTTTTTGTAGGAAATAAGACCTCATTTAAAAGGGATTGCGACAATCCCCCAGCAAGCTGTTACACTCACTAGGGGTTTTTGGTAGGAAATAAGACCTCATTTAAAAGGGATTGCGACCCGTATGGCTGCCTCGGCCCTATGGTGACTTTTTTAGTAGGAAATAAGACCTCATTTAAAAGGGATTGCGACGAATGCAGGCAACACAACCTCATGATACGCTTTTGGTAGGAAATAAGACCTCATTTAAAAGGGATTGCGACTCTGCTATTTCTTTGCATGTCAAATTTATTTTGGTGTAGGAAATAAGACCTCATTTAAAAGGGATTGCGACTTAGTTGACAATACTAATATAGCTATTAGTATTGATGTAGGAAATAAGACCTCATTTAAAAGGGATTGCGACATGGCATTTCAAAGCGGATGAGAGGGAGCCTTCTCAGCGTAGGAAATAAGACCTCATTTAAAAGGGATTGCGACCTGCCTCCTTATTTTTATTGGTGATAAAAAAATCCCGTAGGAAATAAGACCTCATTTAAAAGGGATTGCGACGTAGTGAGGTTCTCTGCAATGATAACAATCCGACTTGTAGGAAATAAGACCTCATTTAAAAGGGATTGCGACCATGTAACGCAGACTCGTTTCCTTTGTCGCCATTTGTAGGAAATAAGACCTCATTTAAAAGGGATTG
Protein-coding regions in this window:
- a CDS encoding CRISPR-associated endonuclease Cas1 encodes the protein MDRTLYLNEKRGLEVLRDGPSIWVKEYGMAGRRIPARLIGHVVIVGNVKLDAGAITLFTENNIPVTFMNRKGDEVALTIPCNHQCHAHYHDQRKILEKEIYISYYRQWLESERRKIQLKVVKKLSRQVASGFVKHGFKEQDYQDFIIRNIEGGDKKKKVVVEKVIGNLIREIILKSILSAGLDPHIGIINRRQDFGMVMDIFYSIEPEVDLQTIQFFQSIKDRDYVYMSSTGMTIAKDGMKDIVHRFENKKRLTVDFIEHIIDGLFETIRYIKTLPNYRYKNQGKQHDFQLFSLL
- the cas1 gene encoding CRISPR-associated endonuclease Cas1, which gives rise to MGTLFIDKRDIHVKLDGGAMAFYANGKREGMVPIAPLERVIVIGNIVIETSVLNRLVDDGVSVLFLSGRKTKYYGRLEGKLHKNALLRLKQYKKSISHHENLFPMLFSCEIVERKIKGEFDFLKDALEQRQDLRFAITNSMKTLEKIKENVKDLKRELPFKDDGIEETCDDINMVLMGFEGSAASSYFSAYTMLFPDSLNFKNRNRRPPLDPVNSVLSLCYTLLHYEFVREIEMIGLDPFVGFYHQFDYGRESLACDLVELYRVDVDRFVWQIFRERSFTERDFIYDKDKPGCYMKKSARERFYFLHEEWSKNIRPNLKEEVRILANRINGG
- the cas2 gene encoding CRISPR-associated endonuclease Cas2, translating into MNRRLYLIAYDITDEKRLNRVRYFLKGFSTGGQKSVYECFLTDGELRYVQSNLKSLIDESTDRIHIFSMDARSRTHILGIAVQPHDPFYFYVG